Proteins from one Streptomyces sp. NBC_00289 genomic window:
- a CDS encoding cobalamin biosynthesis protein — MRADRVFAYGAAAGLLADLVLGDPRRGHPVAAFGRAAGAVERLLWRDHRGHGVLHTAVCAGSAVSLAAAATSLVRPSRTASVALTAAATWAVVGATSLQREARAVGRALEAGDVEAARARLPHLCGRDPQALDADGIARAVVESVAENTSDAVVGALVWGALGGVPGLVGFRAVNTLDAMVGHRSPRYLRYGWASARLDDLAGWPGARLTAVLAAVGGGDPRGAVQAWRADAGKHPSPNAGPVEASFAGALGVRLGGTLSYGGRVERRPVLNQAGRAVRVRDIERAARLSRRVGVLALGVTVAARIAATRLLVRRTSVTRTSVTRISATRIVKGRTS; from the coding sequence ATGCGTGCCGATCGCGTCTTCGCGTACGGCGCCGCCGCCGGCCTCCTCGCCGACCTGGTCCTCGGTGATCCGCGCCGCGGACATCCGGTCGCCGCGTTCGGCCGGGCCGCCGGTGCCGTGGAACGCCTGCTGTGGCGGGACCACCGGGGCCACGGCGTGCTGCACACCGCCGTCTGCGCCGGAAGCGCCGTCTCCCTGGCCGCCGCCGCCACTTCGCTCGTACGACCGTCCCGTACCGCCTCCGTCGCGCTGACCGCCGCCGCGACCTGGGCCGTGGTGGGCGCGACCAGCCTCCAGCGCGAGGCGCGGGCCGTCGGCCGGGCCCTGGAGGCCGGGGACGTCGAGGCCGCGCGGGCGCGGCTGCCGCATCTGTGCGGGCGCGATCCGCAGGCCCTCGACGCGGACGGGATCGCCCGGGCCGTGGTCGAGTCCGTCGCCGAGAACACCTCGGACGCGGTCGTGGGGGCGCTGGTGTGGGGCGCGTTGGGCGGTGTGCCCGGTCTCGTCGGGTTCCGGGCCGTGAACACCCTCGACGCGATGGTCGGGCACCGGTCGCCCAGATACCTGCGCTACGGATGGGCCTCCGCCCGGCTCGACGACCTCGCGGGGTGGCCGGGAGCACGGCTGACCGCCGTCCTGGCCGCCGTCGGCGGAGGGGACCCGCGGGGTGCCGTACAGGCCTGGCGTGCCGACGCCGGGAAGCACCCGAGCCCCAACGCCGGTCCCGTGGAGGCCTCGTTCGCGGGGGCACTCGGGGTGCGGCTGGGCGGGACCCTGTCGTACGGGGGGCGGGTGGAGCGGCGGCCGGTGCTGAACCAGGCGGGGCGTGCCGTGCGGGTACGGGACATCGAACGGGCCGCGCGGCTCTCCCGGCGCGTCGGTGTTCTCGCGCTCGGCGTCACCGTCGCCGCGCGGATCGCCGCCACGCGACTGCTCGTCAGGCGGACATCTGTCACGCGGACATCTGTCACGCGGATCTCTGCCACGCGGATCGTGAAGGGGCGTACGTCATGA